In one Balaenoptera ricei isolate mBalRic1 chromosome 20, mBalRic1.hap2, whole genome shotgun sequence genomic region, the following are encoded:
- the LOC132355112 gene encoding elongation factor 1-delta-like → MATNFLVHEKIWFDTFKYDDAERKFYEQMNGSVAGSSRQENGASVILRDITRARENIQKSLAGSSGPGASSGPGGDLSELVIRIASLEVENQSLRGAVQDLQQAVSKLEAWLSALEKSSPAHPATAPQTQHVSPVHQVEPPPRKAATVTEDDEDDDIDLFGSDEEEDKEAARLREERLWQYAEKKVKKPALVAKSSILLDVKPWDDEMDMAQLEACVHAIQLDGLTWVGCSKLVPVGYGTHKLQIQCVVEDDKVGTDLLVEEITKFEEHVQSADTAAFNKI, encoded by the coding sequence ATGGCCACAAACTTTCTAGTGCACGAGAAGATCTGGTTTGACACGTTCAAATATGATGATGCAGAAAGGAAATTCTACGAGCAGATGAACGGGTCCGTGGCTGGCTCCTCACGCCAGGAGAACGGCGCCAGCGTGATCCTCCGTGACATCACAAGAGCCAGAGAAAACATCCAGAAGTCCCTGGCCGGAAGCTCAGGCCCTGGGGCCTCCAGTGGGCCCGGTGGAGACCTCAGTGAGCTTGTCATCCGGATTGCCAGCCTGGAAGTGGAGAACCAGAGCCTGCGAGGGGCGGTGCAGGATCTGCAGCAGGCTGTCTCCAAGCTGGAGGCCTGGCTGAGTGCGCTAGAGAAAAGCTCGCCCGCCCACCCGGCCACAGCTCCGCAGACCCAGCACGTGTCTCCCGTGCACCAAGTGGAGCCCCCCCCAAGGAAGGCGGCCACCGTCACAGAGGACGACGAGGACGATGACATTGACCTGTTCGGCAGCGACGAGGAGGAGGACAAGGAGGCTGCCCGGCTGCGGGAGGAGAGGCTGTGGCAGTACGCTGAGAAGAAGGTCAAGAAGCCTGCCCTGGTGGCCAAGTCCTCCATTCTCCTGGACGTCAAGCCTTGGGATGACGAGATGGACATGGCCCAGCTGGAGGCCTGCGTGCACGCCATCCAGCTGGATGGGCTGACTTGGGTGGGGTGCTCCAAGCTGGTGCCCGTGGGCTACGGCACCCACAAGCTGCAGATCCAGTGTGTGGTGGAGGACGACAAGGTGGGCACGGACCTGCTGGTAGAGGAGATCACCAAGTTCGAGGAGCATGTGCAGAGCGCTGACACTGCTGCTTTCAACAAGATCTGA